A region of Nerophis ophidion isolate RoL-2023_Sa linkage group LG28, RoL_Noph_v1.0, whole genome shotgun sequence DNA encodes the following proteins:
- the LOC133545294 gene encoding endonuclease 8-like 1 isoform X2, with translation MEEENTDLLRLCHTVPLEVVNLGGKGYDPEKKDYSGFEAWLQCYYVDGMKSVRDHNGRTMWFKGDPGPMAPKESKSPKAKKRKDTDADHDYPRKKKVSRKHNSDSTVKKKAAKKPTKAAKEEENGPQEEATPRRRSANTPQQEPKSTSGRRKKNNTEPAAGLILIILPFSENIKSLIFEDPIPTHLSVCANYKIACTVGGRVVCDLLCAIDSSKSGTDHPIFVY, from the exons ATGGAAGAGGAGAATACAGACCTGCTCAGACTTTGCCACACAGTACCGCTGGAGGTGGTGAACTTAG GTGGGAAAGGTTACGATCCAGAGAAGAAAGACTACTCAGGTTTTGAGGCCTGGTTGCAGTGTTACTATGTGGATGGAATGAAGTCTGTACGCGACCACAATGGCAGGACTATGTGGTTCAAA GGCGATCCAGGTCCTATGGCTCCTAAAG AATCAAAGTCTCCAAAGGCCAAAAAGAGAAAAGATACAGATGCAGACCATGATTACCCCCGCAAGAAAAAG GTGTCCAGGAAACACAACTCTGACAGCACAGTGAAGAAAAAAGCAGCCAAAAAGCCCACAAAAGCAGCaaaggaagaagaaaatggacctcaagaagaagccacacccagaagaagatcagcaaacacacctcagcaagaaccgaaatccacgtcaggcaggaggaaaaagaacaatacagagccagctgcaggtctgattctaataatactcccattttctgaaaatattaagagcctgatctttgaggatccaattcccacacacttatctgtgtgcgcaaactataaaattgcatgtactgttggtggacgtgttgtatgtgatctactttgtgcaattgatagcagcaaaagtggcacagatcaccctatttttgtgtactag
- the LOC133545294 gene encoding endonuclease 8-like 1 isoform X1, with protein sequence MSKLNIPPFVPARTVLEGLESEDACEDKKAVKKEIHSKKGAKKDKMEEENTDLLRLCHTVPLEVVNLGGKGYDPEKKDYSGFEAWLQCYYVDGMKSVRDHNGRTMWFKGDPGPMAPKESKSPKAKKRKDTDADHDYPRKKKVSRKHNSDSTVKKKAAKKPTKAAKEEENGPQEEATPRRRSANTPQQEPKSTSGRRKKNNTEPAAGLILIILPFSENIKSLIFEDPIPTHLSVCANYKIACTVGGRVVCDLLCAIDSSKSGTDHPIFVY encoded by the exons atgtccaa GTTGAACATTCCACCCTTTGTGCCTGCCCGGACTGTGCTGGAAGGCCTCGAGTCAGAGGATgcgtgtgaagacaagaaagctgtaaaaaaggagatccatagcaaaaag GGAGCCAAAAAGGACAAAATGGAAGAGGAGAATACAGACCTGCTCAGACTTTGCCACACAGTACCGCTGGAGGTGGTGAACTTAG GTGGGAAAGGTTACGATCCAGAGAAGAAAGACTACTCAGGTTTTGAGGCCTGGTTGCAGTGTTACTATGTGGATGGAATGAAGTCTGTACGCGACCACAATGGCAGGACTATGTGGTTCAAA GGCGATCCAGGTCCTATGGCTCCTAAAG AATCAAAGTCTCCAAAGGCCAAAAAGAGAAAAGATACAGATGCAGACCATGATTACCCCCGCAAGAAAAAG GTGTCCAGGAAACACAACTCTGACAGCACAGTGAAGAAAAAAGCAGCCAAAAAGCCCACAAAAGCAGCaaaggaagaagaaaatggacctcaagaagaagccacacccagaagaagatcagcaaacacacctcagcaagaaccgaaatccacgtcaggcaggaggaaaaagaacaatacagagccagctgcaggtctgattctaataatactcccattttctgaaaatattaagagcctgatctttgaggatccaattcccacacacttatctgtgtgcgcaaactataaaattgcatgtactgttggtggacgtgttgtatgtgatctactttgtgcaattgatagcagcaaaagtggcacagatcaccctatttttgtgtactag